From the Deltaproteobacteria bacterium genome, the window TATCGGAATATCATCCTGATTCAACGGAAGGCGAAAAACCGGACGAGGATTTTGATGAAAAATACGACGAGGCAGTCGAGCTGGTAACTGAACTGGGGCATGCATCGATCTCCCTGGTACAGAGATACCTCAAAGTCGGCTATAACCGCGCTGCCCGTATGATCGAACGCATGGAAGCTGAAGGAATCGTCGGCCCCTCCGACGGTGTTAAACCAAGAAAGGTGCTTGCCAGAAAGATCCCCCATTGAAATACAGAAACGTGCACATCATAAGCCTCGGCTGCCCGAAAAATCTGGTCGATTCCGAGGTCATGGCCGCGCTTCTCTCAAAGAGCGGCTACCGCATCATTCCTCAGGCAGACAAGGCACATATCATACTGATCAATACCTGCGCTTTCATCCTGCCTGCAAAGGAGGAATCCATCGATGAAATCCTGAGGATGGCGAAATGGAAAAAAGGAGAAAAAGGGCCCTGTACCCATCTGGTTGTAACAGGCTGCCTCCCCCAGCGCTACGGAAGAGTTTTGGAAAAAGAATTGCCTGAAGTAGACCTTTTCCTGGGGGTTGGAGAAGTACCGAACATCGCCCAACACCTGGACGGTTTATTTCTTTTAGCGCCCACAGGCCTTCGGTCGATCATCGGCAAGCCTTCCTTCCTGATGAATGCAAGCTATCCCCGCCTCACAACGACGCCTTTTCACAGCGCCTATCTCAAGATCGCCGACGGATGTTCGAATCGTTGTTCCTACTGCGTAATCCCGACGATCCGGGGAAAGGCCAGGAGCAGAGCGATTGACGATATCCTGACGGAAGCGGAAACCCTTGTGAGCGGTGGGGTTAAAGAACTCATCATCACCGCTCAGGACACGACAGCCTATGGGCGTGATCTGAAAGGAAAGCCAACCCTGAGCGATTTACTGAAAAAACTGGCATCCATACAGGGAATTCGCTGGATACGACTCCTCTATACCCACCCCGCCAGCCTTACCGATGAGATACTGAAGACCATAGCCAATGAAAACAGTATCTGTCATTACATTGACATCCCGATCCAGCACATTGACGATGAAATACTTGTGGCCATGAAGAGACGCGGCGGCGGCGACCTGATCAGGAAATCCATCAAAAAGGCAAGAGGAATAATCCCTGATGTGGCTCTGAGAACATCCATTATCGTTGGGTTTCCGGGAGAAACACGCACACAATTCAACAGACTCGTCTCCTTCGTCAGGGAGACGCGGTTTGATCACTTAGGTGTCTTCACCTATTCCAGAGAAGAAGGTACGACAGCGGCTACCTATCCTTCCCGAATATCGGAAAGGGAAAAAGAGGAACGGAGACAAATTCTTATGGAAGAGCAGGCCGTTATTTCCTATGAAATCAATCAGTCCCTTATTGGTTCAATCCAGGAAGTCATCATCGAAGGCATGAGCGAAAT encodes:
- the rimO gene encoding 30S ribosomal protein S12 methylthiotransferase RimO, producing MKYRNVHIISLGCPKNLVDSEVMAALLSKSGYRIIPQADKAHIILINTCAFILPAKEESIDEILRMAKWKKGEKGPCTHLVVTGCLPQRYGRVLEKELPEVDLFLGVGEVPNIAQHLDGLFLLAPTGLRSIIGKPSFLMNASYPRLTTTPFHSAYLKIADGCSNRCSYCVIPTIRGKARSRAIDDILTEAETLVSGGVKELIITAQDTTAYGRDLKGKPTLSDLLKKLASIQGIRWIRLLYTHPASLTDEILKTIANENSICHYIDIPIQHIDDEILVAMKRRGGGDLIRKSIKKARGIIPDVALRTSIIVGFPGETRTQFNRLVSFVRETRFDHLGVFTYSREEGTTAATYPSRISEREKEERRQILMEEQAVISYEINQSLIGSIQEVIIEGMSEIPDFPSIGRCWRQTPDIDGVTYVKGRNLTVGKIIPCTITDANDYDLFAEVLATSESAASSLLR